From Candidatus Atelocyanobacterium thalassa isolate ALOHA, a single genomic window includes:
- a CDS encoding BlaI/MecI/CopY family transcriptional regulator, producing MSPLPQYRPHKLSLGSLETEILEILWDLEKATVKQIHDCILSDLERELAYASVTTVLNRLTKKGWLKCCKQNKAFSWEPLVSREQTNTLRACEQLQQFLAISNPNMVASLVDSLDTTSLERLELIAANLQAIRHQREIK from the coding sequence ATGTCTCCTTTACCTCAATATCGTCCTCACAAGCTGTCATTAGGCTCTCTTGAAACTGAGATTCTGGAAATTCTTTGGGATCTTGAAAAAGCTACAGTTAAGCAAATTCATGATTGCATCTTATCTGATTTAGAAAGAGAATTGGCTTACGCTTCTGTTACAACAGTTTTAAATCGTTTAACTAAAAAAGGGTGGTTAAAATGTTGTAAACAAAATAAAGCATTTTCCTGGGAGCCTCTTGTATCTCGAGAACAGACTAATACATTGCGAGCTTGCGAACAGTTGCAACAATTTCTTGCTATTAGTAACCCTAATATGGTTGCTTCACTTGTAGATAGTTTAGATACTACTAGTTTAGAACGTTTAGAATTAATCGCCGCAAATTTACAAGCGATTCGTCATCAACGAGAGATAAAATAA
- a CDS encoding efflux RND transporter periplasmic adaptor subunit, with product MSNNIIGKSSPDDIKIIVLKPKIVKIFSEFTGTIEAKNILILKSEIYGKIKQILAKEGDNITKNQIIMEFDPDNLQAKLLESQAKLASTKARLLELETGNRIEDLKEAKARLRGAKVRLNNTKIGDSIEEIAQARANLNSSQASLELAQQRVARYKMLKEQGVISIDEYQEHITILRRARADLEQTKRRLSQLKKRRLADLDELTTVVETELQNLQRLQAGPRREVIAQAKADVIEASAQLQTSQIHISKTKVKAPFSGVVENIFTRDNEYVKEGDSLISLINNNTLRLRLTIPLKYSSRLSIGLPVEIIDDSEKIITTGKISFISSNIIKNSQSIFIRASFNNLNQKLLNGQFVRARIIWQKNSSLSIPAKSVYHIGKEKFVFIVKDNNSGENNIPNSIAKRVKVQLNSLEGGDYKVINGLTAYDKLIVSNNKKLKDGMFLQKLDSHEKKVKNSN from the coding sequence TTGTCAAATAATATTATAGGGAAAAGCTCTCCTGATGATATAAAAATAATTGTTTTAAAACCAAAAATAGTTAAAATTTTTTCTGAATTTACAGGAACCATAGAAGCCAAAAATATATTAATCCTCAAATCAGAAATTTATGGGAAAATAAAACAAATTTTAGCTAAGGAAGGAGACAACATCACAAAAAATCAAATAATAATGGAATTTGATCCCGATAATTTGCAAGCAAAATTATTAGAATCACAGGCTAAGCTAGCTAGTACCAAAGCTAGATTATTGGAATTAGAAACTGGAAATCGTATTGAAGATCTGAAAGAAGCCAAGGCTAGATTAAGAGGTGCAAAAGTTCGTTTAAACAACACAAAAATAGGAGATAGTATTGAAGAGATTGCTCAAGCTAGAGCAAATTTAAATTCTTCACAGGCTAGTCTCGAATTAGCCCAGCAAAGAGTTGCTCGCTATAAAATGCTAAAAGAACAAGGTGTAATTTCTATTGATGAATATCAAGAACACATAACAATTCTACGTAGAGCAAGAGCTGATCTAGAACAAACTAAACGACGTTTGTCCCAACTCAAGAAAAGACGTTTAGCTGATTTAGATGAATTGACTACCGTTGTAGAAACAGAGTTACAAAATTTACAAAGACTACAAGCTGGTCCACGGCGAGAAGTTATTGCTCAAGCTAAAGCAGATGTTATAGAAGCAAGTGCACAACTTCAAACATCTCAAATTCATATTTCTAAGACTAAAGTTAAGGCACCTTTCTCTGGAGTAGTAGAAAATATTTTTACTAGAGATAATGAATATGTAAAAGAAGGAGATTCTTTAATAAGTTTAATAAACAACAATACTTTAAGACTGCGCTTAACTATTCCATTAAAATACAGTTCTCGACTAAGTATAGGTTTACCTGTAGAAATTATTGATGATTCGGAAAAAATAATTACTACAGGAAAAATTAGTTTTATATCTTCTAATATTATTAAAAACTCACAATCAATATTCATTAGAGCTAGTTTTAACAATTTAAATCAAAAACTTTTAAACGGTCAATTTGTTCGTGCAAGAATAATTTGGCAGAAAAATAGCAGCTTATCAATTCCAGCTAAATCTGTATATCATATTGGAAAAGAAAAATTTGTTTTTATAGTTAAAGATAATAATTCAGGGGAAAATAACATACCTAACTCAATAGCCAAGAGAGTTAAAGTTCAATTAAATAGTTTAGAAGGTGGTGATTATAAGGTAATTAATGGTTTAACTGCTTATGACAAGTTGATAGTATCCAACAATAAAAAATTAAAAGATGGAATGTTTCTTCAAAAACTAGATTCCCATGAGAAGAAGGTTAAAAATAGTAATTAA
- a CDS encoding adenosine deaminase produces the protein MALYADLHRHLGGSVVPRILWRYFKRHDPKMAQRFPQYPVFEEFYTRKRKTLDEYLELHTLVENVQTEETLPYFIYRLIRGAYIFEHLAYLELRYTPYLRTPQYLEQSERIDAMTNIVKIVGKASQVKEYPIVISQILCMHSRLPYEVNKAIVDLAAQMKNYVCAIDVAGGDSHYGERLDEFIDLYKYARALGLNTTGHLYETSDGCYPELLPYLMRIGHGIQIPLKFPELLPEIARSNQCLEICPTTYLKTGNLENLYELKTVFDRCFEAGVHIAICTDNAGLHNVRLPFEFENLLTQDVIDFHQLQACQNFAFQHAFAWPYKKPPASLLTGLLKDKSLQRS, from the coding sequence ATGGCACTATATGCAGATTTACATCGCCATTTAGGAGGATCAGTAGTTCCGCGTATTCTTTGGAGATATTTTAAACGCCATGACCCTAAAATGGCGCAAAGATTTCCTCAATATCCAGTTTTTGAAGAATTCTATACACGCAAACGTAAAACTCTAGATGAATATTTAGAGTTACATACCTTAGTAGAGAATGTTCAAACAGAGGAAACACTACCTTATTTTATCTACCGTTTAATTCGTGGAGCTTATATTTTTGAACATTTAGCATATTTAGAGTTAAGGTACACCCCATATCTCCGCACTCCTCAATATCTTGAGCAATCAGAAAGAATTGATGCTATGACCAATATTGTTAAAATAGTTGGCAAAGCTAGTCAAGTCAAAGAATACCCCATTGTCATTAGTCAAATTCTTTGCATGCATTCTCGCTTACCTTACGAGGTTAACAAAGCTATAGTAGATTTAGCTGCTCAAATGAAAAATTATGTTTGTGCTATCGATGTCGCAGGAGGAGACTCCCATTATGGTGAAAGATTAGATGAATTTATAGATTTATATAAATATGCAAGAGCCTTGGGATTAAATACTACCGGCCACCTTTATGAAACTTCTGACGGTTGTTACCCTGAACTTCTTCCGTATTTAATGAGGATTGGTCATGGCATTCAGATACCATTAAAATTTCCAGAACTATTACCAGAAATTGCACGTTCTAATCAATGCTTAGAAATTTGCCCAACAACTTATCTAAAAACAGGAAATTTAGAAAATTTATATGAACTAAAAACAGTTTTTGATCGTTGCTTTGAAGCAGGAGTACATATAGCGATTTGTACAGATAATGCAGGATTGCACAATGTACGTCTACCTTTTGAATTTGAAAATCTTTTAACTCAAGATGTAATTGATTTTCATCAATTACAAGCATGTCAAAATTTTGCTTTTCAACATGCTTTTGCCTGGCCTTACAAAAAGCCCCCTGCATCTTTACTGACTGGTCTTTTAAAGGATAAATCTTTGCAGAGATCTTAA
- the alaS gene encoding alanine--tRNA ligase: MTINPPFLTGNEIRDKFLHFYKGKKHQIFPSASLIPRDPTVLLTIAGMLPFKPIFLGQEKSSFSRITTSQKCIRTNDIDNVGYTARHHTFFEMLGNFSFGDYFKEQSIRWAWELSTQIFLLPPESIVVSVFESDDEAFNIWENIIGIPQTRIIRMGEKDNFWKAGKTGPCGPCSELYYDFHPELGEQNLNLEDDSRFIEFYNLVFMEYSRDENGNLFPLGKKNIDTGMGLERMAQILQKVPNNYETDLIFPIIESILNIIAIEYRHAEENTKKSLKIIGDHIRAVIHMIADGITASNTDRGYVLRRIIRRIIRHGRLIGIEGKFINKIAQTAIQISEKSYPEVREKEIFISKELSKEEDIFLKTLERGEKLLCEIIDNTIKPNQISGLDAFILYDTYGFPLELTQEIAEESQLKVNIDEFYEQMKLQQCRSKAAHENINLSLGYEINKLISDVDATKFTGYSDLNSSVVVKKILVNQKVVQQAEKGNNVQIILDSTPFYAESGGQVSDHGYLVGHKSFIRINDIQKESEVFIHYGKIEEGYLLTNETLDAVVDNNYRQCIKLNHTSTHLLQAALRKNLDSSITQAGSLVTFDRLRFDFQYPHQITIEQIEQIENTVNFWISEKHDVSIENMSLKVAKEKGAIAMFGEKYSEEVRVIDIPEISMELCGGTHVNNIAEIGLFKIISQTGISSGVRRIEAITGSAILEYLKVKDSIVKNLCEHFKVKPEEIQKRIISLQTDLKDTQKQLEIVQQELAMVKSDKLLDIAESLDNDLKIIVSNVGNVDKKALQHSAERLQNKLGEGAVVLGATLPGNKVSLVASFSKKIYKDKNLSAGKFIGEIAQICEGGGGGRPNLAQAGGKDASKLEEALLTAKNKLIQLLK, translated from the coding sequence ATGACAATAAATCCACCTTTTTTAACTGGAAATGAAATACGCGATAAATTCCTGCACTTTTATAAGGGGAAAAAACATCAAATTTTTCCTAGCGCATCATTGATACCAAGAGATCCAACTGTTTTGCTAACAATAGCTGGAATGTTGCCTTTTAAGCCTATTTTTCTCGGTCAAGAAAAATCTAGCTTTTCTCGTATTACTACTTCTCAAAAATGCATTCGTACTAATGATATCGATAATGTAGGTTATACAGCTAGACATCATACCTTTTTTGAAATGCTAGGTAATTTTAGTTTCGGAGATTACTTTAAAGAACAATCTATAAGATGGGCCTGGGAGCTGTCTACTCAGATTTTTCTTTTACCTCCAGAAAGTATTGTTGTTAGTGTTTTTGAGAGTGATGATGAAGCTTTTAATATTTGGGAAAATATTATTGGTATTCCTCAAACAAGAATTATAAGAATGGGAGAAAAAGATAACTTTTGGAAAGCAGGAAAAACTGGACCTTGTGGCCCTTGCTCAGAATTATACTATGACTTTCATCCCGAATTAGGAGAACAAAATCTTAATTTAGAAGATGATTCTCGCTTTATCGAATTCTATAATCTTGTATTTATGGAATATAGTCGTGATGAAAATGGTAATTTATTTCCCTTAGGTAAAAAAAATATTGATACAGGAATGGGCCTAGAAAGAATGGCTCAAATATTACAAAAAGTACCAAATAATTATGAAACAGATTTAATTTTTCCTATAATTGAATCTATTTTGAATATAATTGCAATTGAATATAGACATGCAGAAGAAAATACAAAAAAATCTTTAAAAATTATTGGAGATCATATTAGAGCAGTTATTCATATGATAGCTGATGGTATTACTGCTTCTAATACAGACAGAGGTTATGTACTACGTCGAATAATTCGTAGAATTATTCGGCACGGACGTCTAATTGGAATAGAAGGAAAATTCATTAATAAAATTGCACAGACTGCAATTCAAATTTCTGAAAAATCTTATCCAGAAGTTAGAGAAAAAGAAATTTTTATTAGTAAGGAACTAAGCAAAGAAGAAGATATTTTTCTCAAGACTTTAGAAAGAGGAGAAAAGCTATTATGTGAAATAATTGATAATACTATAAAACCTAATCAAATTTCCGGCTTAGATGCTTTTATTTTGTACGATACCTATGGCTTTCCATTAGAGTTGACTCAAGAGATTGCAGAGGAAAGTCAGTTAAAAGTTAACATTGATGAATTTTATGAACAAATGAAATTGCAACAATGTAGATCAAAAGCAGCACATGAAAATATAAATTTATCTCTGGGATATGAAATTAATAAATTAATAAGCGATGTTGATGCCACAAAATTTACAGGTTATTCTGATCTAAATTCATCTGTTGTAGTTAAAAAGATATTAGTTAATCAGAAAGTTGTTCAACAAGCAGAAAAAGGAAATAATGTTCAAATAATACTTGATAGCACTCCATTCTATGCAGAATCAGGTGGTCAGGTAAGTGATCATGGCTACTTGGTTGGACACAAATCATTCATTAGAATTAACGATATCCAAAAAGAATCTGAAGTTTTTATTCATTACGGAAAGATAGAAGAAGGATATTTATTAACTAATGAAACTCTAGATGCAGTTGTTGATAATAATTATCGTCAGTGTATTAAACTAAATCACACATCAACTCATTTATTGCAGGCTGCCCTGAGAAAAAACTTAGATAGTTCTATTACACAAGCAGGTTCGCTAGTTACTTTTGATAGACTAAGGTTTGATTTTCAATATCCTCATCAAATAACTATAGAACAAATAGAACAAATAGAAAATACCGTCAATTTTTGGATTTCTGAGAAGCATGATGTAAGTATTGAAAATATGTCTTTAAAAGTCGCAAAGGAAAAAGGCGCCATAGCAATGTTTGGAGAAAAATATAGCGAAGAAGTTCGTGTTATTGATATTCCTGAAATTTCAATGGAGTTATGTGGAGGAACACATGTAAATAATATAGCTGAAATTGGTTTATTTAAAATAATCTCACAAACTGGAATTTCTTCTGGTGTTAGACGGATAGAAGCAATTACAGGATCAGCTATCTTAGAATACTTAAAGGTTAAAGACAGTATAGTTAAAAATTTATGTGAGCACTTTAAGGTAAAACCTGAAGAAATTCAAAAGCGTATCATATCGTTACAGACTGATTTAAAAGATACCCAAAAACAATTAGAAATTGTACAGCAAGAATTAGCTATGGTTAAGTCTGATAAGTTATTAGACATAGCAGAATCATTAGATAATGATTTAAAAATAATTGTCTCCAATGTAGGCAACGTTGACAAAAAAGCATTGCAGCATTCTGCAGAAAGGCTGCAAAACAAGCTTGGAGAAGGTGCCGTAGTTTTAGGAGCTACACTTCCAGGAAATAAAGTTAGTCTTGTAGCATCCTTTAGTAAAAAAATTTATAAAGATAAGAATTTATCAGCTGGTAAATTTATTGGAGAAATTGCTCAAATATGTGAAGGAGGAGGGGGAGGTCGCCCTAACTTAGCTCAAGCAGGTGGAAAAGATGCAAGTAAATTAGAAGAAGCATTATTAACTGCAAAAAACAAACTTATTCAATTATTGAAATAA
- a CDS encoding response regulator transcription factor, whose product MSNSPVILLVDDEPSVCDSIQAYLEYNGDLIVKIANNAKEAWKLLETTIPDIIISDVMMPEIDGYQFLERIRHNNRLQTIPLIFLTARGMTADRIKGYNAGCDAYLPKPFDPEELEAIVKSFLERRKINEKIGNNSVKLEEIAQEIKGLKEQLGQQKTHLTVIPPSIKIDLTPREKSVLDLVAEGLMNKEIAARLNTSVRNVEKYVSRLFGKTETNSRTELVRFALKHGLTQY is encoded by the coding sequence ATGAGTAATTCTCCTGTAATTTTATTAGTTGATGATGAACCAAGTGTGTGTGATTCTATACAAGCATACTTAGAATACAATGGTGATTTAATAGTAAAAATCGCAAATAATGCGAAAGAAGCTTGGAAACTTTTAGAAACAACAATTCCTGATATCATTATTTCTGATGTTATGATGCCGGAAATAGACGGATACCAATTTTTAGAAAGAATACGTCATAACAACCGTCTACAAACTATTCCTTTGATTTTTCTTACTGCCAGAGGTATGACTGCTGATCGTATTAAAGGTTATAACGCTGGGTGTGACGCATACTTACCAAAACCTTTTGATCCTGAAGAATTAGAAGCGATTGTAAAAAGTTTTCTAGAACGTCGTAAAATTAATGAAAAAATTGGTAATAACTCTGTAAAACTAGAAGAGATAGCTCAAGAAATTAAAGGACTAAAAGAACAATTAGGTCAACAAAAAACTCATTTAACAGTAATACCACCATCTATTAAAATCGATTTAACTCCAAGAGAAAAAAGTGTTTTAGACCTAGTTGCAGAAGGTCTTATGAATAAAGAAATTGCAGCTCGTTTAAATACAAGTGTTAGAAATGTAGAGAAATATGTAAGTCGTTTGTTTGGTAAGACTGAAACTAATAGTCGCACAGAGTTAGTACGTTTTGCATTAAAACATGGATTAACTCAATATTAA
- the ligA gene encoding NAD-dependent DNA ligase LigA, with amino-acid sequence MNNLNIQKTIIKLRKHLQQANYAYHVLNESIMEDSVYDQLYRQLYNLEQRNPNLISSDSVTQRVGEKPALHFNSVKHDIPLYSLENAFNLQELEAWENRNQKYLKSQENQLIKYIAELKIDGSALSLTYENGLLTRGLTRGDGIVGEDITQNIRTIFSIPLHLNLDDPPSIMHVNGEAFLPLDEFKRINKQKQKEGKSLFANPRNAAAGTLRQLDSKIVSERKLQFFAYSLYADNLDIKSQWDTLKFLQECGFLVNPYYRLCKSLDTVTNYFNEWKSAKKHLPYMTDGVVIKINSHILQKELAYTQRFPRWAIALKYPAEEISTVVEDIIFNTGRTGAVTPMAVMNPVLLGGTIVRKATLHNIDRIAQLGICIGDTVTIRKAGEIIPEVIRVLKTLRHHKTKVFQISERCPKCNSMLVSFSNEAVVRCINNSCPAILKGNLIHWSSRDAVDISGLGEKIIDLLISNGLVNSISDLYHLNFQEVSNLERMGIKSAENLIKSIESSKTKSWTKVLYGLGIHHVGYTTAILLTENFSSVQQLLQAPYDTLVTIKGIGKEVAYSIRSWFSLEENQKLISELDKNGFVLENKNLGINQNKPDKQIFFNITFVITGSLNTLKRSEIKNLIENFGGKVVNSVTKKTNYILVGENPGSKLAEGMKLNIIRLNETDFLRILKDANIEINEI; translated from the coding sequence GTGAATAATTTAAATATTCAGAAAACAATCATAAAACTTCGTAAACATCTTCAGCAAGCTAATTATGCTTATCATGTTTTAAATGAGTCCATAATGGAAGACTCAGTGTATGATCAGCTGTACCGACAGTTATACAATTTAGAACAAAGAAATCCAAATCTCATCAGCTCTGACAGTGTTACACAAAGAGTAGGAGAAAAACCTGCCCTTCATTTTAATTCTGTTAAACATGATATTCCTCTATATAGTTTAGAAAATGCCTTTAATTTACAAGAATTAGAAGCTTGGGAAAATCGTAATCAAAAGTACTTAAAATCACAAGAAAATCAGTTAATAAAATATATTGCGGAATTGAAAATTGATGGCTCAGCACTATCGTTGACATATGAGAATGGACTATTAACACGTGGTTTAACAAGAGGAGATGGAATAGTAGGAGAAGATATTACTCAAAATATTCGTACCATTTTTTCTATTCCATTACATCTAAATTTAGATGATCCACCTTCCATTATGCATGTAAATGGGGAAGCATTTTTACCTCTGGATGAATTTAAGAGAATTAATAAACAGAAGCAAAAAGAAGGCAAATCATTGTTTGCCAATCCCAGAAACGCAGCTGCAGGAACTCTAAGACAGCTAGATTCAAAAATTGTGAGCGAACGAAAGTTACAATTTTTTGCATACTCTTTATATGCTGATAATTTAGATATTAAAAGTCAATGGGATACTTTAAAATTTCTACAAGAATGTGGATTTTTAGTTAATCCTTACTATCGGCTATGTAAGTCTCTTGATACAGTAACTAACTACTTTAATGAGTGGAAAAGTGCAAAAAAGCATTTGCCCTATATGACGGATGGAGTTGTGATAAAGATTAATTCTCATATCTTGCAGAAAGAATTGGCTTATACACAAAGGTTCCCTCGTTGGGCAATCGCATTAAAATATCCTGCAGAGGAGATCTCAACAGTAGTTGAAGATATCATTTTCAATACAGGAAGAACTGGAGCTGTTACTCCGATGGCAGTAATGAACCCGGTTCTTCTCGGTGGAACAATAGTCCGCAAGGCTACTTTACATAATATTGATCGTATTGCTCAATTAGGAATTTGTATCGGAGATACAGTCACTATTCGTAAAGCTGGTGAAATAATACCAGAAGTAATTCGGGTACTAAAAACATTACGTCATCATAAAACCAAAGTTTTTCAAATCTCTGAACGATGCCCTAAATGTAATAGCATGCTTGTTAGTTTTTCAAACGAGGCAGTGGTTCGTTGTATTAATAATTCTTGTCCAGCAATTTTAAAAGGAAATTTAATTCATTGGTCTTCAAGAGATGCTGTAGATATTTCTGGTTTAGGTGAAAAAATTATAGATCTTTTAATCAGTAATGGCTTGGTAAATTCTATTTCAGACTTGTATCATTTAAATTTTCAAGAAGTTTCTAATTTAGAAAGAATGGGAATAAAGTCTGCAGAAAATTTAATTAAATCTATAGAAAGTAGTAAAACAAAGTCTTGGACAAAGGTACTATATGGATTGGGTATTCATCATGTAGGGTACACAACAGCTATATTGTTAACAGAAAATTTTTCTAGTGTTCAGCAGCTATTGCAAGCGCCTTATGATACTTTGGTAACTATTAAGGGAATAGGGAAAGAAGTTGCTTATTCAATTAGAAGTTGGTTCTCGCTTGAAGAAAACCAGAAATTAATAAGCGAATTAGATAAAAATGGCTTTGTTTTAGAAAATAAAAATTTAGGGATCAATCAAAATAAGCCAGATAAACAAATATTTTTTAATATTACTTTCGTGATTACTGGAAGCTTAAATACTTTAAAACGAAGTGAGATCAAAAACTTGATAGAGAATTTTGGAGGTAAAGTAGTTAATTCAGTAACTAAAAAAACAAATTATATTTTAGTAGGGGAAAATCCTGGTTCTAAATTAGCAGAAGGAATGAAATTAAATATTATTCGTTTAAATGAAACAGATTTTCTCAGAATACTAAAGGATGCGAATATTGAAATTAACGAAATTTAA
- a CDS encoding M56 family metallopeptidase: MHILMILLVLTLACGIRLLYPFTLMGMSRWQISLITFIVPPLLLIVTTISIVSMGYDGKMLGLPSSRFSYSTSIIFLGIALVKFIKTTLQGCDSVKVIKNYPKQVINNYLVRIVEIDLPYSAQIGFWNPELIISSGLLKSLDLNHLKAVIAHEEAHKNYHDTFYFFWLGWLKTISSWLPNTNMIWEELLLLREIRADKEAIKNIDPLVLAESLIIVARKMNLVAKNNSTSFVEVCFHDMNTNSRLEKRIKALFEMSEDLENDNSHINYLLLVLLPLLSIPFHN, encoded by the coding sequence ATGCACATATTAATGATTTTACTAGTCTTAACTCTTGCATGTGGAATTAGATTACTGTATCCCTTTACTTTGATGGGAATGAGCCGCTGGCAGATTTCTCTTATAACTTTTATTGTACCTCCTTTATTACTCATAGTAACAACTATTTCAATTGTTTCGATGGGATATGATGGCAAGATGTTAGGCTTGCCATCAAGTCGTTTTAGTTATTCAACATCAATAATATTTTTAGGGATTGCCTTGGTAAAATTTATTAAAACTACTTTACAAGGATGTGATTCAGTCAAAGTAATTAAAAATTATCCGAAGCAAGTTATTAATAATTACTTAGTAAGAATTGTTGAAATAGATTTACCTTATAGTGCACAAATCGGATTTTGGAATCCTGAATTAATTATCAGTAGTGGCTTACTAAAATCTCTAGATTTAAATCATTTAAAAGCTGTTATTGCCCATGAAGAAGCACATAAAAATTATCATGATACCTTTTATTTTTTTTGGCTAGGTTGGTTAAAAACTATTAGCTCTTGGCTACCAAATACAAATATGATTTGGGAAGAATTATTATTATTGAGAGAAATTCGTGCAGATAAAGAAGCTATTAAAAATATCGATCCTCTAGTTCTTGCTGAATCTTTAATTATTGTAGCTAGAAAAATGAATTTAGTAGCCAAGAATAACTCGACTAGTTTTGTAGAAGTATGTTTTCATGATATGAACACCAATAGTAGACTTGAAAAAAGAATCAAAGCGTTATTTGAAATGTCAGAAGATTTAGAAAACGATAATTCTCACATAAATTATCTTCTGTTAGTTTTATTACCATTACTTTCTATTCCTTTCCATAATTAA
- a CDS encoding DUF3084 domain-containing protein encodes MTSSYILVLSILVLGGLIAALGDRLGSKVGKARLTIGNLRPKQTAIVVTVLTGTLIAASTFSILLISSKSLREGLFRLDKIQKQLRIAEADLERLGIDKKNTEKELRKVKSEQYAVEKKLEITINNFNTAKQQLKSAFDQALKLRSDIQTLLNERKELRQSKINLDKQIKKLKQEINNRDQELGKGKKQIIEQTKILNERQNRLQSLEKRQSILKEEIDRRDAEIIQLDQDINGKDIALKNKESQLQQLEKKSMYLQRQMTILEQYYQTYQELRERKIAIVRGQVLSIGAVRLIVSKANTQQVVDELLRQANRTVIELIGKNTIDSDHRVVKITQSQVQQLIQELRDNKEYVVRIIAAGNYVQGEKEVRVFADVALNQTIFRKEETISVISIDSLKLTEEVIQQKLDLLLLSATQFHARRSGVLGGIQVADGRLKTLVDFIESIRQSQVGLDKLKAIAMQDTKTIGPLKLKLLGIKGIDIVLETKSK; translated from the coding sequence ATGACTAGCTCTTATATCTTAGTACTATCGATTCTCGTTTTAGGAGGCTTAATTGCAGCGTTAGGTGATCGATTGGGAAGTAAAGTTGGCAAAGCCCGACTTACAATTGGCAATCTTCGCCCAAAACAAACAGCCATTGTAGTTACTGTTTTGACAGGAACACTCATAGCAGCTTCAACATTTAGTATTTTATTGATTTCTAGTAAATCTTTAAGAGAAGGACTTTTTCGACTTGATAAAATTCAAAAACAATTACGTATTGCCGAAGCTGATTTAGAAAGACTCGGTATTGATAAAAAGAATACTGAAAAAGAGTTAAGAAAAGTTAAAAGTGAACAATATGCTGTCGAGAAAAAGTTAGAAATAACTATTAATAATTTTAATACAGCTAAGCAGCAACTCAAATCAGCTTTTGATCAAGCTTTAAAGTTAAGAAGTGATATACAAACTCTTTTAAACGAGAGAAAGGAGCTTCGTCAAAGTAAAATAAATCTTGATAAGCAGATTAAAAAGTTAAAACAGGAAATTAATAACCGAGATCAAGAACTAGGAAAAGGGAAAAAACAAATTATAGAACAAACTAAGATTTTAAATGAACGACAAAACAGGTTACAAAGTTTGGAGAAACGTCAAAGTATCTTAAAAGAAGAAATTGACAGAAGAGACGCTGAAATTATTCAACTTGATCAAGATATCAATGGTAAAGATATTGCTCTCAAAAATAAGGAATCTCAACTCCAACAATTAGAAAAGAAATCGATGTATCTTCAAAGGCAGATGACTATCTTAGAGCAATATTATCAAACTTATCAAGAATTACGAGAAAGAAAAATTGCTATTGTTAGAGGTCAAGTATTGTCTATTGGAGCAGTACGTCTTATAGTTTCTAAAGCTAATACGCAGCAGGTAGTAGATGAATTACTCAGACAAGCTAATAGAACTGTTATAGAGTTAATAGGGAAAAATACTATAGATTCAGACCACAGAGTAGTGAAAATTACCCAAAGCCAAGTTCAGCAATTAATTCAGGAGTTACGAGATAACAAAGAATATGTGGTTAGAATTATTGCTGCTGGCAATTATGTGCAAGGAGAAAAAGAAGTAAGAGTTTTTGCAGATGTTGCACTCAATCAAACAATTTTTAGGAAAGAAGAAACAATTTCTGTTATTTCAATTGATTCTTTAAAATTAACAGAAGAAGTGATACAGCAAAAATTAGATTTATTATTATTATCGGCAACTCAATTTCATGCTCGTCGTTCAGGAGTCTTGGGTGGGATACAGGTAGCAGATGGAAGATTAAAAACTTTAGTAGACTTTATTGAAAGCATACGACAATCCCAAGTAGGGTTAGATAAACTTAAGGCAATTGCAATGCAAGACACAAAAACAATTGGCCCTTTAAAATTAAAACTTTTAGGGATAAAAGGAATAGATATAGTTTTAGAAACAAAAAGTAAATAA
- a CDS encoding YkvA family protein: MKLSLRSIYNSYRSLIRNKRYRWWVILGTLAYFISPLDFSPDFFPIIGQVDDFAILTLLITELIKVIFEGPSQIIVEKSSENETVEVEATSIDEYLD; this comes from the coding sequence ATGAAACTTTCTTTACGTTCTATTTACAATAGTTACAGATCCTTAATTCGTAACAAGAGATATCGCTGGTGGGTAATTTTAGGGACTTTAGCTTATTTTATAAGCCCTTTAGACTTCTCTCCAGACTTTTTCCCCATAATAGGACAAGTAGATGATTTTGCTATTCTAACTCTACTAATAACAGAGCTAATTAAAGTAATATTCGAAGGTCCTTCTCAAATTATCGTAGAAAAATCATCAGAGAATGAAACAGTGGAAGTTGAAGCAACTTCTATTGATGAATACTTAGATTAA